A single region of the Salmo salar chromosome ssa16, Ssal_v3.1, whole genome shotgun sequence genome encodes:
- the LOC106574235 gene encoding E3 ubiquitin-protein ligase MARCHF7, giving the protein MDSKPRRLPFTVSSTTSSYSSSSSPSSLGSSRLYGRSSVLNSDRFTRATPLKPDLEHQSSRFLSSTRDYSSSDSRHSSWKSPLTTSSVSYDRSWAESSLSSRSKLTDSETRLGTYSGLLSNPTDDGDTKRAKLSYTNRAAYTTSPSVTGSSYSSSVLRDSDSSSWKSYRPLSRSSSSSSSSSSSSSSEPLWSRRELEKRSEGRSLSSVADNTSYRSSGLTSSLYRPDRVTSTYAQGARPKETLYSSSSSSRESSSLSRHLSSTYQRSPLARDSTTSRATGRSLTTSTLRTAKEPTESPEPTLGVSVSSRYTTPSARREARDSSPPPSAPTSTPRTTPEGGEASDGRRSTRRLLSRLFSRRSSQDSSGSSSGSASRSFDSTEDSPVSGGEGHAPVATSEESVRPVSVEPVPRGSDAAQAFAFLRRRRQGLSPVQECQAQRAPEPQPGMETWRWGSTSGGVGSSTSGSSWLSSSIRTRCTPLFSRRRREGRDESARLASGADEDYRGTQFPLGSRDTPEAKADEDEEEDDEGEGAAAVAASGAMGASATLQEELRDMAGSSQRLARFMSSPLFRVHDNVMIAVDMTGAARSEPEGQEKPTSSRDPERLRKIQESLLLEDSDEEEGDLCRICQMGEESPSNNLIEPCCCTGSLQYVHQDCIKKWLRSKISSGTNLDAITTCELCKEKLHLNIENFDINELHRTHERSEYEFISCGLYLVVLLHLCEQRFSDVLGAANDAGFFNLARTLHEHMDNLESSYGESDEEVVDTRPSIDFCDLDEDLEEDYN; this is encoded by the exons ATGGATTCCAAGCCTCGCCGGCTGCCCTTTACGGTGTCCAGCACCACGTCGTCttattcttcctcctcttccccctcctccctggGATCCAGCAGGCTCTATGGAAGATCCAGTGTCCTGAACAGTGATCGTTTCACCAGGGCCACACCCCTTAAACCTGACCTCGAACACCAG AGCTCTCGGTTCCTCAGCTCGACCAGGGACTACAGTAGTTCTGACAGCCGCCACTCCAGCTGGAAATCACCTCTGACTACCTCCTCTGTCTCCTACGATCGCTCCTGGGCCGAGTCCTCACTGAGCAGCCGCAGCAAACTG ACTGATTCAGAGACAAGACTGGGGACGTACTCGGGACTTCTCAGCAACCCAACTGATGATGGGGATACCAAACGAGCCAAACTGTCTTATACCAACAGAGCTGCATATACAACAAGCCCCTCTGTGACTGGCTCCTCCTACTCCAGCAGTGTCCTCAGAGACTCAG ATTCGTCGTCGTGGAAGTCGTACCGGCCTCTGtccaggtcctcctcctcctcttcttcttcctcctcctcttcctcctcagagcCCCTGTGGTCCAGAAGGGAGCTGGAGAAGAGGAGCGAGGGGAGGAGTCTGTCCAGTGTGGCTGATAACACCAGCTATCGGAGCTCCGGACTCACCTCATCCCTTT ACCGGCCCGACCGTGTGACCTCCACCTATGCCCAGGGGGCCCGGCCCAAggagaccctctactcctcctcttcctctagcAGGGAGAGCAGCTCCCTCAGCCGCCACCTCTCGTCCACCTACCAGCGCTCCCCACTGGCCCGGGACTCCACCACCTCCCGGGCCACCGGCCGCTCCCTGACCACCTCCACCCTCCGCACTGCCAAGGAGCCCACTGAGAGCCCAGAGCCCACTCTAGGAGTCTCCGTCTCCTCTCGGTACACAACCCCCTCAGCAAGACGGGAGGCCCGGGACTCCAGCCCCCCTCCCTCCGCGCCAACCTCCACCCCCAGGACAACCCCGGAGGGTGGCGAGGCATCCGATGGACGTCGCTCCACCCGCCGCCTCCTCTCCCGCCTCTTCTCTCGGCGCTCAAGCCAGGACTCCAGCGGCTCCAGCTCTGGCTCCGCCTCCCGTTCCTTCGACTCGACCGAGGACAGCCCTGTCTCTGGAGGAGAAGGCCACGCGCCCGTGGCTACCAGCGAGGAGAGCGTCCGACCTGTAAGCGTGGAGCCCGTTCCCAGAGGCTCTGACGCGGCCCAGGCCTTTGCCTTCCTGAGGCGTCGCAGACAGGGCCTGTCCCCGGTCCAGGAGTGCCAGGCCCAGCGTGCCCCGGAGCCCCAGCCTGGCATGGAGACCTGGAGATGGGGCAGCACCAGTGGTGGTGTTGGAAGTAGTACTTCAGGTTCCTCCTGGCTGTCATCTTCCATCCGGACCCGCtgcactcctctcttctcccgccGTAGAAGAGAAGGACGGGACGAAAGCGCTCGCCTGGCGTCCGGTGCCGATGAGGATTACCGTGGTACCCAGTTCCCCCTCGGGAGTAGAGACACCCCCGAGGCCAAGGCGGacgaagacgaggaggaggacgaCGAAGGGGAAGGAGCGGCGGCGGTGGCAGCCTCGGGGGCGATGGGTGCTAGTGCCACCCTACAGGAGGAGTTGAGAGACATGGCGGGGAGTAGTCAGCGTTTGGCGAGGTTCATGAGCAGCCCGTTGTTCCGTGTCCACGACAACGTCATGATCGCTGTGGACATGACGGGCGCTGCCAGGAGCGAACCGGAGGGCCAGGAGAAGCCCACCTCCTCCAGAGACCCGGAGAGACTGAGGAAGAtccaggagag ccTGCTGTTGGAGGACTCTGACGAGGAGGAAGGGGACCTGTGTCGTATTTGCCAAATGGGTGAGGAGTCTCCCTCCAACAATCTGATCGAACCCTGCTGCTGCACAGGCAGCCTGCAGTATGTTCACCAGGACTGCATCAAGAAGTGGCTGCGCTCCAAAATCAGCTCTG GAACTAATCTGGATGCCATCACCACGTGTGAGCTGTGCAAAGAAAAGCTGCACCTGAACATTGAGAACTTTGACATCAACGAGCTACACAGGACACATGAGCGG TCTGAGTACGAGTTCATCAGTTGTGGCCTTTACCTGGTGGTGTTGCTTCACCTGTGTGAGCAGAGGTTCTCTGATGTGCTAGGAGCTGCCAACGACGCCGGG tTTTTCAACCTGGCGAGGACCCTTCATGAACACATGGACAATCTTGAAA GCTCTTATGGGGAGTCGGATGAAGAGGTGGTTGATACCCGGCCGTCAATCGATTTCTGTGACCTCGATGAAGACTTGGAAGAGGATTACAATTGA